A window of Colletes latitarsis isolate SP2378_abdomen chromosome 11, iyColLati1, whole genome shotgun sequence genomic DNA:
taaaatatatagatatatgtatatatcttACATAAtgacgatgagtgaaaatagacTGATTATCCTTGCTTTGTTGGACTTTGGTAAAATAGTTCGTACCAAAAGgggaaaaaaataatatacgGTAAAGGAAACTCTAATCGGTAATTGCGATCTAATCCTATTTACACTTCACGATAGGTATAACCAAGTCGCCATCTTGGATATCTTTCATCTCTTTCGCGCCTTAAATTTACTAAACTTCCCACCACTCATTGTCGATAAATCAGCTGCGAATACTTTCTAATTCCCccaaaatttttcaatattatcatCGTTATTAATATTAACGTCAACGAAGAAcattttatttctaaattttgtAAACGATCGAACCGAACGAGGTTAAGCTatcgaaaaaaatattaaaaactacGGGCTGCGTTCCCCCTCGAGTCCGAGGAATCAATTATTGTTCCCTAAAGTATTCAACGAAGATCACGAAATCAGTTTCGCTTAATAATTAAGTAGAATCAACGGATTCGGTTCCACAAGCATACCCGTCGATTTCCATGTTATGCTACGTACTTCCTATTGGACGGCATTTTACGGTACGGAGTTCCTTATTTTCCTTCCTTCACCCAAGAAACTCGAATCTCGTCGAGGAACCGTGGAACTAAGTTTCCAAATTTCCAGCCCCCCCTTGAAGGCTACGAAGTTCTCGAAATGAGATTCTTTGGATTCCCTCGACCACATTCGACATCCAAATTTAAGTGTATCGCACTTACACACACGCGTAAACCAGAGTCAATCGCATTCAAGCaggtaaattaaaattattattaatttagtaACAATTTCGTTCGAGTAAATGCTCGGGAACGATAGATTTATAAAATTATCGCAACGACCATCGTTGGTTATAAATTCTGTTCGTTACCGAATTACATagttaaatttattattgttaCGCGTGGAAAAATAATTGCTCGGTTAGCGGCGGTAATTTtagaagtttttcaatttcagAAGCATCGAGTTTCGACTTCGTTCGCTTTTGAAATAAATTCTTACGAATTCCCTTCCATTCGATTCAACGCTGCACACAAGTTTCGCAAACTCACCCCAACTCTGATCAACATAAAGAAACGAACTCATGGAGTGCCACGTGGCACGAAACGAGCAGGAGGAATAGAAAATGGAGGCCACGATATATCCGTAACATCGATCACAACCGTGCAATTTAATTTCCTCGGTGCTGAATTACGGCGAAGGTTTGTTTCTAGGTGCAACGTCGTTATTAGGTGGTTATTAGACGAAAGAACCTTCGAGAAACAGTCGTGAATACGTAGAGTATGCAAAAAAAGACACTTCGTTATGCGTTATCGATAGACACCGAATTACAGCGCCAAACGAGTCCTCCGCGAGGCGTCGCTTTCAAGTCACAGCGGCGATCGTTTGGGTAAATTAACGGTACAGCTTTCAGTCATTAATTCGTAAAGGACACTTACACGGTAAAACAAACGAATGTTTCCTCAATTGTACCTAGCGTTTCTCTTTTCTGTCGTTTCGTAATCTTGAGATTTTGTCGGTTCTTTGGGTATCTCGTAATTGTAAAACTCTATACGAGTAACGTTGCTTCGAAAAAAgtgttttaaatttataatttctccTCGTCCCTTTCTCCGTCAAGCCAATCGCGAAGGACACTTTCAAACGAAATTCTAACGGACTCGGCTCGTTTTCTCGTCGCGATTAATTTCGCAGTCAATTCGAAATATCTTCCGCCTCGTTTCGTCCACTTTCCAACCGCTCGACCACGAAGGACACTTCGAATGTAAATCGATTCGACGCGAAATGCCACCGATCGAATTAGTAATTTACGATCCACTGTAGAACGCTCGTGTCATTTCCGCCAGTGGAAATCAATCGTGTGTCGTCCTGGAGGAACGACACGTTCGTAACGTGACTCGAGTGGCCGCCGTACGTGTGGCACAGGGactgaaacaaacaaattcACGCATTTCGATCACGTTCACGCTTTTCACGCGACAGCAATTATACATCGACGCGTCTATCCCCCCACTACGCGGCTTGTTCCAACGATACAGGATGCTTTATCCTCGTTTCGACAATCAAAGTGTAATTCAATAttcaattcaatattttttaattcgtttcagagaaaaaattttttataggTTATACTCTgggtatacagggtattcgaccacccctgggagaaattttaatagaggattctagaggccaaaataagacgaaaatcaagaataccaatttgttgatggaggcttcgttaaaaagttattaacgtttaaagttccgcctgtagaacggcgcgTGATAGCGGTTCTCACAGacgaaacttcaaacgttaataactttttaacaaagcctcagacaagaaattggtgttcttgattttcgtcttgttttggtctctagaatcccccattaaaatttttcccacgtatAATAGGTCTCTGAACGATGATATGCGAGTTACCTTAGGCTGGCACGCTGGGTACGAGAACAATTTTACTTTTCCAAAGTCGTCCCCTGTCGCCAGAAGTTTCGAGTCGCTGCTGCGAGAACAATTATTAATGTCGGTCCCGTCTGCACCCTCGGGCCATATTCCAATcgtttcgaacgatattatgCAAGTGTGACTCGCCCATTCGATGTCCCTCAACGTGGAGGGCTGTGGAATTTGACGACAGACCCCAGGATTCCCTgcgcaatttttaaacagcctcgATCTTAATATCCTTCAACATCTTAGAGGTTATGTCGCCTCTTTGAACGACGAGCCGCCACAGTGGCTCCCTCTGAGTCTAAGAGGTTAATTTTCATAATTGATAAGTGTCAAATTACTTACAATATAGGAGCTCATAGTCCCCGCTGTTGCTTCGTAAATATTGTCCGTCCGTTGACCAGTCCACGTGAGTTATGAAACTCGAGTGACCCTGAAATACAAATCCACGTTTAAATCGAAGAATCAACGCCACTTTTTGCAACTACGTACGCATCGTTGCTAGCTAAGTTTATATCTGTGTCGCGAGATAGAAAGAAAAATGAGGTTATGAATCGAATGAATCTGCAGCCACCGCCATGAAAGAAGTGTCAACCATTTTGTGCAAACAACGTCTACCATGCGTGCTCGCGGCAAGCAatctttaaacaaaaatttatcaGCCTGTATGTGTTTACTATAAATGACTATGACGATATTGCATCAGTTTCAGAGACAGTATATCGTCGATGTAATgatagattttttttttcgaattatttttaaCGTCGTATCTTCAATACGTAATTTCGATTTCATTTTTGAGCAATAGCATTTCATCGCGTAACATAGTGTCTCCTTTTCGTTGTTGAGCAACCAAAAACATATGTCTTACTCTACGTCTTCGTATCCGCTTCGGCTAGAAATGAAGAAAAGAAGTGTGAGTAGTATTTGTGGTTACGATTCGGGTTTATACTAAGCAACATTGATAATTTCGTTTTGGAATTATGTTTTATCGAGGGCTGGCGGAAACTTCTCGCTCGATGTGTTTAAACATTTAGAAAATAACCTTTTGTAATTCGTATCGAATGCCTCATGCGTATATTTCGTTGTAACTTTTCTTTCGTAATTAATTTGATAATAACAAATCTATATACGAACATACATGCTTCTACAACAGACTGTGTTTAATTGATTCGTATTTctgagaaatttaaaaaattcttagaTTGCCCTCAGTTATATTGCACTCGTAAATAATCGATAACATCAttgagaaaatatttttattactttcATACGATGCAATAATAACGTTGCAGCATGCTTGTATAACTCCATCGATTTTTATCACCTCCATATACGTTAATAAAATAAGTATTGAAAACTATGAACGTCGATGATTGAACACCACAAATTGTATAATATGATACATATAAGCGAATTGTACAGCGAAAttggatttttaataatttaatactgATATGTACTGAACGCTACGTTGTGTTTTGTGAATTATATTTGCGCAGAGTGCGATGGAATTCATCGTGCGACCTTTGGCGTAATGATTGTTTCAGAAAGAATgatatttttgcaaaaattaactGTGATATATCTGTGAAGAGAACTAGTTAAGGAAGTAAATATATCAATATTAATTGTGTTTCGAATTAAATTCAGTTACACAATGATTTCAATAGCATTTTGTGCCAGCAAAATTCGAGCTAGAAGTTTGTAATTTTTAAGACAATCTTACCATACATCGGCCGACTCGACTATACTTGGTTGCGTCCCCGTTCACTTGATAAATATAAATGCAATTATCTCTGGAACCAAGCGCCAAAAGCGTGCCATCTGGTGAAAATCGTAGAACCTAAAAATTAATCATAAAacattattttcaaattaattgAAAAGCTTGTAATCTTttgatacatacagggtgttcagccacccctgggaaaaattttgaagggggattctagagcccaaaataagacgaaaatcaagaataccaatttgttgatggaggcttcgttaaaaagttattaacgtttaaagttccgtgatagtggttctcacagacgaaactttaaacgttaataactttttaacaaagcctcagacaagaaatttatattcttgattttcgtctcattttggcctctagaattccccgttaaaatttttcccacgggaacATTGAATCTTGGCACTTAAAAATTATCATACCTGAATAGGTTCCAATCCATCGCTATGGTGAGTGTACAATTCTCGTGTTTCACTGTCGATCGCCAGCCATTTTCCGGACGTGCATCCAACCACCATTACGTTACCATCTGGCGAGAAGCCAATGCTTTGTGCTTGCTCctaaataaaattctttcgtTAACATTCGTCCATTTAGAAAACATTGCAAGAACAAGTCAGATACAATTAACAATAAGTAATGTTTCATCCGCTAAACGGTGATTATCTAGAAAACTAATAGGTTTCAAAtacaacaaatttattttcagaTCGATTTCATTAATTCTGCTCGTTTCAACGcacattttgtaataataattttcacTGACCCCAATGTCTTTGCTCCAAACAACGGTGTGACTGAGACTGTCCCACATTTGCAACAACCTATCGTGGCCAGCCGTGGCAAATTGCGGCAAAGTCGGATGGGCAGCAAGGCCCCAAACCTCCTCCGTGTGCCCCAGCATGGCTGGATTGAATCCCATCCCCACGTCGCCGACCAAAATGCAATTTCTCGTTGTACCGATCAACAATTGAGAACCCCTGCCCTCTGCTAGCGTCCTGATGCCTCCAAAATGGTCCTCGATCTGAATATTAtgacataaataaaataaaaatgcagAAACAGTTAGAAAATTAAAATCTAATATTTTATAGAGCCTCACTTGTGCTTCTTCTCCCGTCAAATTTAACGACTCGTCGAAATACAATATTTTCCCGTCTTTACCACCGCCGGTGACGATGAAACCGTCCTTCAAAACACAGATCGAGAATATGGACCCCTCGTGGATGTTCCTCACCAGCTTAGAGATTGTATTTGTACCTGCAGAAAAATGTTTTTGCTATATTAAATCGATATTAAAATGACAATCGAGGAGCTGGAAGCTCAGAGGCTTAGATGAGCCATTTGATTAAGTTTGACTAAGTTTGACTAAGTTTGACTAAGTTTGACTAAGTTTGACTAAGTTTGACTAAGTTTGAATAACCACAGAATATCATAtacgattaaaattaattttagatcAAAAATTGCTTTTAGAAGCTAAGATGATCCATTTGACTAAGTTTGACTAAGTTTGAACAACCACAGAATATCATATACGATTAATTATTCGATCAGAAATTACTTTTAGAAGCTTGGATGAGCCATTTGACTAAGTTTGACTAAGTTTGAGCAACCACAGAATATCATATACTATCATATATTAGAAGCTTACATGAGCCATTTGACTAAGTTTGACTAAGTTTGAACAACCACAGAATATCATATATGATTAATTATTCGATCAGAAATTACTTTTAGAAGCTTGGATGAGCCATTTGACTAAGTTTGACTATGTTTGAGCAACCACAGAATATCATAtacgattaaaattaattttagatcAAGAATTACTTTTAGAAGCTTAGACGAGCCATTTGATTAAGTTTGACTATGTTTGAGCAACCATAGAATATCACATACGATTAATTATTCGATCAAAAATTACTCCTGGGTGCTCAGACAAGCCAATCAATCTGTTTGATTAAGTTTGACTCCGTCTTAACGTGtttgataataaaaaatatagaaaaagaCGCAAAGTAAAATCGAAGGGCATCATCGATAGTGGAGTGTGAGAAAGGGgatgaaaaatatttgtttacctCTGCCCCAGACGATGATGTTACCGTTACTGTCGCCGGTAAGAACATCGCCATTTTGATTGAAAGCCACACAGGTGACGTATCTCGGTTTTTCCCTGCTCTCGAAAATCCCCATTCGTTTGTACAGCATACCGCCGTTATCTAGGGACCAAAAGGACACGTGCCCCTTTCCGCAGGACACGATTTGGTTCCGTTCCAACGGATGCCACTCAGCGCACACCACCGTGTCGACGGAACactgaaattaattttctttcgtTGGTTCCAGTCAGAAAATATACAAATCGTCGCAACAGGCGTTACTAAACAATTATAATTGTTTCTTCTCccgtttaaaatattgtaatttcaTTTGTTTACTTATCAATTGAAACGTACCTTCGTTTCGGTTACCTTGGTGCCTCGCTCGCCCTTTTGCCAATCCCAGATGGATATATTGTGATCGGAAGTTTCGTCGATCGCGCACAAATAATTTCCACCGTCCGCCTTCGAAAACGAGAGGCAACAAATGGATCCGTCGAATCCCCCGTTGCCAATCACGCACAGGGTGGTTAGGCTCACCGAATTCCATATTCTAATATGTGGCTgtgataaatttttaatatgatttaattattttatcgtaaatatttgtaaattattttgtttatattttacgtACCATGGCGTCTCGTCTGTCAGTTCCGCACACTTGGCCGGTGGCGACCACCAGCTTGTTCGGATGAATTGCTATGCTGAAATACATTGCAAAATAACGTAGATACTTAAAAAAATCTGTCCTTGTAAGTTAACAATTCAAATTATAGAATTAAATGTCTCCCGACGAACAGTATCTTAATTTCTGAAATTATATGCTTTTATATTTCGAAGTATGTAATCCCACAGAAATTGCGCTTACGCAATCGAGCAAAAAAGTATAAAATCCATTAAGATATTTTAATGACTTTACGTAAAACACGATTACTTaatcagtatacagggtgtttggtcacacctgggaaaaattttaatgggggattctagtggccaaaataaggcaaaaatcaagaatataaatttgttgatgaaggcctcgttaaaaagttattaacgtttaaagttccgcccgtattgaatttttttctcgaaaatgcgcaagatttcggggatatgtctgttcaccaaaaattattgtaattgacccccgcaactgaaaataatttttccaaaacgattccaaatttttttttttcgccgaaaaattttacaccttctcgaatttttttctagaaagtgggtaggatttcggggatatgtctgttcaccaaaaatgattgtaagtgatcctcgcaactgaaaataatttttccagaacgatttgaaattttttttttttcatcgaaatatttaggcgtctaattagattttcggtaaggaatttttttctcgaaagtgcgtaggaattcgggggtatgtgtaatgaccaaaaatgattgtaattgacccccgcaaccgaaaataattttttgagtttgatttgaaattttttaatttcgtctaaaaatttcagtactttctcgaatttttttctcgaatgtgggtaggatttcgaaggtatgtgtaatgaccaaaaatgattataattgacccccacaaccgaaaataattttttgagtttgatttgaaattttttaatttcgtctaaaaatttcagtactttctcgaatttttttcgcgaatgtgggtagaatttcgaaggtatgtgtaatgaccaaaaatgattgtaattgacccccggaaccgaaaataattttttgagtttgatttgcaaatttttaatttcgtctaaaaatttcagtacttcctcgaatttttttctcgaatgtgggtaggatttcgaaggtatgtgtaatgaccaaaaatgattgtaattgacccccgcaaccgaaaataattttttgagtttgatttgaagttttttaatttcgtctaaaaatttcagtactttctcgaatttttttctcgaatgtgggtagaatttcgaaggtatgtgtaatgaccaaaaatgcttgtaatcgacccctgtaactaaatataatttttttagtatgatgtgaaattttttaatttcgtctaaaaatttcagtactttctcgaatttttttctcgaatgtgggtaggatttcgaaggtatgtgtattcaccaaaaatgattgtaactaactcccacaaccgaaaataatttttccagaacgatttgaaatttttaaagttaattgttaataactttttaacgaagcctccatcgacaaattggtattcttgattttcgtcttattttagcctctaaaatcccccagtaaaatttttccctggggtggccgaacaccctgtataatattacaGTCCGTTTTATTTACACTCGTAAATTAAAGTGAACGAAAAAAATTCACTGGATATTTACCACTTTATGGCATTCGATTTCCCTTATTTCGATTCTGATTGCCGAGAGTGAACGATATTCCGTGCGAGATAAAGCAATAAATTAACATTCTATCCGTTAAATGATAGCAGAAAAAGAAAGCGCGGGACGAGAGCGCACGAATATGCAATCATTAGTTCCGCGCAACCCACCATTTTATATCGTCCGTGTGGCCCAAGTAGTGCCTCTGACTGTGCTCCTCCATATTGTACAAGACCACCACCGCGGCGACGAAATAAACGATTTCCCCGGTCGGCAGTAGATGCAGATTACTTCGACAGTCCCTGCCCCGGTAACCATAAACCCAATCGAGCTTCAATTTGCTCTGTGGCGGTGTGCTGACTTTGTGAAGATCGTAAGACTCCATTAATGGCGTCGGAACGTACAGGACGACGGGTCGTCCTCGTAGGTACATACGTACGGTGCTTTCCTCCTCGTTGTACTGCATGTCTCTGGTGCTGTGAACGACAGAAACCACGTCTAATCTTTCCTAAACGCGTTCGTTGCCGTGTCAAAACCGTACGGTATTCAACAagactaaaattttaattttgtttcgttACTTATTCCTGTAACCCTACTAAAATTCGCGTATTCTATTCAAGTTTATTCCCCTCGACGTCTCgactcgagaattaatttttccagttCCATAGTGGCAAATATTGTCGAAGTGTTAATAACAATGTGGTTAAATACACCCATGAAATGTTGACCCGGAGGACTCCTGGGATCCATgcaaactctttcagtgttgtcaaAACTTTCGTTTCTCAAATTTTcaagaataaaaaaaagatatagTGAAATCTAGATTTGGGTCAAAATTGACCCCAGAGCCCGTTACTCGAGGGTTAAGAAACAGGTTATACACTGTGCAGAGCTGGAAAGATGATTAACAGGATGGCGAAGAAAATTTTTGATAATCGACTTTGAGAGTGTATTGGACACAAGTACAATAGAGGACAATTATTAGCATAAAGAGAATATAAATAGATCATGTTCAGTCGCACGAAAACGAAGAATTATACAAATTACTTTTCGATGTAAATACAAGAAATTACGAAAAAACATTTATTTCGTATTACATCCGAGTATACAATTAAACAATTAATGTGATCTCGATTATTCGAATTGCTATTCGAGTTACATacttttcttgattttcttgcaaaataaaaaccgatagaACGATCGACTATCGATCATAAAGTTCGGAAAGCTCGTTCGAAATCCTCCAATATCACAGTCACTTGACGCACGAACTTAATATTTCCACGGTCGACACTTTGCAACACCACTTTCGACGCGTATTCCGGCCCGGTTTATCAGCTTCCGGTGTCGAGAGCCGTCGCGACACGCTCGCTGCGTCCGCGTCTCGGGACACCTGACGCTCGAACGCCAATTTCGAATTTATCGACTCGGGTGTTCGAGACGAAAATCGTTGCTGCTCGTCGAAGGTGTTTCGTTTGCACGTATCGACACACGGCTGAACTCGTTGCGACGATCTGCTCTCGAAACCGACGGAGAATGACTCACGCGAGCCAGCGTCCGCTTTTATTACTCGACGAACCACACAGTTTTGCGCGTTACCGCGTTACGTCACTTTTACGTTCCTTTTTGCAGCGCGTCTGCTCTCCTCGGCTGGATTACGATCAAGGACTAACCTCGACTCCTCCAGACACGAAATACGAAACgctcgaaaaagaaaaaaagaaacaaacctTGCCTGGAGTTGCTCGTTTCGTAAACAAGCCGGTAACGTCGTCTCGTTCTTTCGAGGTGACCGTGAAAAGCAGATAACGACCAACATTGGGAACAGTGGGACGCCTCTGCGCCCAACGGTTTTACGGATTGAATTTCTTCCAGttacaatttttgtatttttattcgcAGATTTATTTTGGCAAATGGGGCACCGTTCGAAGGAACGACCTTGAAAACCACTAGTTTTTTCAAGAAACATACTATTACTATCGCTGGTAATAAAAAATCTCTTTCGTATTCGAGTGAAACGTTCGTCATCTCGTGCAAGTTGATTTCTTCCTCTAATTTACTCCCATCCGCCATTTGTTTTCCCTATACGGCGGTCTGAAATGTTTGTTTCCCACACCGACATAACCTGTACGTCTCGAGCACATTGTCCGACCTTTCTCTTAATTGATTATAAATTACTCTCGCCTCTTTCTCTTGGAAAGTTCGTACTTTATCCGTTATTTAAACAATCGTGCGTGGTAGTTTCAATTTACgtatttaga
This region includes:
- the LOC143347700 gene encoding echinoderm microtubule-associated protein-like 2 isoform X1 produces the protein MSTDHDAEKTESSTKERHQYEKKSSSTTMHVNGHSAHGARQEMDEMLECETGSLLGRVTDLERQSLAQRDEIVCLRATLADALRRIAQLEGREKREDERNERRNERMVSSPLRNGHVPLRSNQNSVPQKDIRLRQTGGSCLRNSSSSGSSQDVRDPMSSPRRPVSYTHSSQLPQRRSVHYQSTGSLHSDSPSSSSVSPVPSPSPRATPLPVARSPTARSNGPPQSSLRRAKRWSSTGDFTHSPQNQGSNSQLVSSRLSASTKSLFNLFKPPALNNMKHGTRDMQYNEEESTVRMYLRGRPVVLYVPTPLMESYDLHKVSTPPQSKLKLDWVYGYRGRDCRSNLHLLPTGEIVYFVAAVVVLYNMEEHSQRHYLGHTDDIKCIAIHPNKLVVATGQVCGTDRRDAMPHIRIWNSVSLTTLCVIGNGGFDGSICCLSFSKADGGNYLCAIDETSDHNISIWDWQKGERGTKVTETKCSVDTVVCAEWHPLERNQIVSCGKGHVSFWSLDNGGMLYKRMGIFESREKPRYVTCVAFNQNGDVLTGDSNGNIIVWGRGTNTISKLVRNIHEGSIFSICVLKDGFIVTGGGKDGKILYFDESLNLTGEEAQIEDHFGGIRTLAEGRGSQLLIGTTRNCILVGDVGMGFNPAMLGHTEEVWGLAAHPTLPQFATAGHDRLLQMWDSLSHTVVWSKDIGEQAQSIGFSPDGNVMVVGCTSGKWLAIDSETRELYTHHSDGLEPIQVLRFSPDGTLLALGSRDNCIYIYQVNGDATKYSRVGRCMPKRIRRRRGHSSFITHVDWSTDGQYLRSNSGDYELLYWNPGVCRQIPQPSTLRDIEWASHTCIISFETIGIWPEGADGTDINNCSRSSDSKLLATGDDFGKVKLFSYPACQPKSLCHTYGGHSSHVTNVSFLQDDTRLISTGGNDTSVLQWIVNY
- the LOC143347700 gene encoding echinoderm microtubule-associated protein-like 2 isoform X2; this encodes MSTDHDAEKTESSTKERHQYEKKSSSTTMHVNGHSAHGARQEMDEMLECETGSLLGRVTDLERQSLAQRDEIVCLRATLADALRRIAQLEGREKREDERNERRNERMVSSPLRNGHVPLRSNQNSVPQKDIRLRQTGGSCLRNSSSSGSSQDVRDPMSSPRRPVSYTHSSQLPQRRSVHYQSTGSLHSDSPSSSSVSPVPSPSPRATPLPVARSPTARSNGPPQSSLRRAKRWSSTGDFTHSPQNQGSNSQLVSSRLSASTKSLFNLFKPPALNNMKHGTRDMQYNEEESTVRMYLRGRPVVLYVPTPLMESYDLHKVSTPPQSKLKLDWVYGYRGRDCRSNLHLLPTGEIVYFVAAVVVLYNMEEHSQRHYLGHTDDIKCIAIHPNKLVVATGQVCGTDRRDAMPHIRIWNSVSLTTLCVIGNGGFDGSICCLSFSKADGGNYLCAIDETSDHNISIWDWQKGERGTKVTETKCSVDTVVCAEWHPLERNQIVSCGKGHVSFWSLDNGGMLYKRMGIFESREKPRYVTCVAFNQNGDVLTGDSNGNIIVWGRGTNTISKLVRNIHEGSIFSICVLKDGFIVTGGGKDGKILYFDESLNLTGEEAQIEDHFGGIRTLAEGRGSQLLIGTTRNCILVGDVGMGFNPAMLGHTEEVWGLAAHPTLPQFATAGHDRLLQMWDSLSHTVVWSKDIGEQAQSIGFSPDGNVMVVGCTSGKWLAIDSETRELYTHHSDGLEPIQVLRFSPDGTLLALGSRDNCIYIYQVNGDATKYSRVGRCMGHSSFITHVDWSTDGQYLRSNSGDYELLYWNPGVCRQIPQPSTLRDIEWASHTCIISFETIGIWPEGADGTDINNCSRSSDSKLLATGDDFGKVKLFSYPACQPKSLCHTYGGHSSHVTNVSFLQDDTRLISTGGNDTSVLQWIVNY